In Leishmania braziliensis MHOM/BR/75/M2904 complete genome, chromosome 27, the DNA window CGCGGCTCTGCCCAGCAGAGAGGCGaacggcagccgcggcgtATTGGTCTGCGCTCATTCccgtcgccacctcctgcgCCGGTGCAGTGCGGCGAGTCGTCTTGCGGCCGCCGATGAGGAGCACGCACTCTGCCTTCAATGCCACTATGTTCGCATGAAGGGGCGATGCGCGACAGCGCACAAAGATGGTCCGGTGAAAGATGTGCTCGATGCGGCCCGTTTGCCCCTCCAGGCCAATCGGTGTCCAGGGGTGCTTCTGGATGTGCACCTCCGCGCCTCGAGAAAGCGTGTTTTCGCGGCAGTCCGTCGTCTGGCGTGTGTCACGCCCCACCGCGTTCACCTGCGCGTACGACAACGTGCGCACGTCGTTGTTCTCCGTCAGCACATCCACATCGCTGCGGTTCAGGCGCACGATGCAGCCAACACAGTTTGGCTCCGTAATGGAGACGAGATCAAACACCTGCCACACTCCCTTCGAGTGAACAGATACGCTTCCCAGCTTGCTCTGGTGGCAGTCGTTCGCCTCGACCTTGAGTTCCGCCCCAACGGCGGCGCGGTCCGGGAACAACAACACGATGCTGCCCCAGGACTTGACCACGGTACCGGACTCACCAGCGTGCTCACCACGCTCCACTACGACGTGCGCGCCTTCAGAGAAGTGCTTTGTGCACGCGCTAAGCTCTACCTGCACCTTGATGGGCTGCACGCGGCCAGGCACTGTGCAAGTGAGTACGGCCGTGTTCGTATTGGTGAACACGTTTTCCACCACTCCAATAGTGTTGCGCAGCTGTCCTGTCGTCACACGAACGGAGTCACCAATGCTAATGGGTGGAacctgcgcagccgcctccgctgccctGAGGGCCCGCTCCACCTTTTCGCGCTGATCGTTGTAGAACCTGGCGAGCTCCTCGATACTGGGCTGCTCTAGCTGCGCTCCCGACACCACCATGCGAGTCGAAACAGTCTTGAGGAGATAGCCCTCCCGGTCAAAATGCAGATCACCCCACACGTATGAGTTCTCCATCTCTCGAACATCCACCGCCTGCCGCGGTGTGAAGAAGCGAGGCTCAAGTCGCTTCGTCGCCTTATTGAATGGCTTCTGTACAAAGTCCTCGCGGGGAACCACCTTGCACGTGATATGAACCCCGTCCgggtgcagcgccgtcacctGAGCAAGGTCACCACGATAAAagcgctggcgcaggcgcacgtAGTCGCCAACACGCACCTTCTGCGTGGACGGACGCGTCTCCATTGTCTGTAGAAGCTCCTTGGGGTCCACCACGGCGATGTTGAAGCGGAAGACGCCATCGAGACCGTTGAGCACGTTCTCCACGAAGCGCTTGCGACTCGCCTCGACATAGATGTACTCTTTCACGTGATCCAGCGCGAAGACGGAGATGATGCCGAGGTCGACCTTCTTGTGCTCGTAGTTGCGCCCAACACGGTAGGCGTAGCATTTGTTCACAATACGCGTCACTAGCATGCGTGACATCCGAGGGCGGCACTTGACAGCGAATACCTTCGGGTCGTCCTCGCGTGGCAGAAACTGTGAGGCGAGGCGACGTGAGGACAGGTCGCTGCGTGTCAGCAGTGCATCTTCATTGTCTCCGTGCCGGTGGTAGTGTCGATCAACCTCCTCGTAGTAGCGAGCCATTTCATCCACGCTTTTCTTGTCGTCGCCTTCGTGGAACATGTAGCGCTTCGGACGATCATCGTAGTTGACGTCCTCAAcctcctcgtcatcatcgACGAGGTCTGCATCAGACAACTCGTCCTCGTCATTGGAGTCGCCGCTCTCTGCGGCATCCAGGACGTACTTGGACCTAACGCGCTTATCATCGGAAGACCCGGCATTATCCTCCTCACGTGACCGCTTTTTGTCTCTCCTGTGCTTTTTGTGCTTCCTCAGCCTATCCCTCTCATGTTTGCCCACCACGCCGTCGGCGGCCTCACTCATAAAACCCCCATTCGACCCTAGCAAGTCCGCCAGTTCGTCATAGttcacctcctctgccaTGCTACCAGCGACAACTGTGTGTATAACCCTGCGGTTGCCCTCTCTGTATGAAGACAAACGTCTgagcgtgtgtacgtgtgttgTCTgcaagaaaagaggagatcCGCTCCTCCGGAAGTGGGCAAAGGAGATAGAGAGAGGCCCCAGAGTCGGTGCGCTTACCCAGTTACCGTCCTTCTCGTATGTCCTATTTAAGGACAAAGCACATACACACTGAAAGAAGCAGAACACAGCGCCAGGAGGTGATGCtaggaaagggagaaaaaagaaaaaagagaggggtgaaaagaaaggaagatGGGGTGAGAAGCATCGACGGAAACAGATACGATGGAAGAATcgcccgcacacgcacatacatgcaTCATCTGTACCCCACCAAGACTGCGCCCATCCAGTGCTcgtgttgttgtttgtgCCTTTCTTTCAAGCGGCAACTG includes these proteins:
- a CDS encoding transcription elongation regulator-like protein, giving the protein MAEEVNYDELADLLGSNGGFMSEAADGVVGKHERDRLRKHKKHRRDKKRSREEDNAGSSDDKRVRSKYVLDAAESGDSNDEDELSDADLVDDDEEVEDVNYDDRPKRYMFHEGDDKKSVDEMARYYEEVDRHYHRHGDNEDALLTRSDLSSRRLASQFLPREDDPKVFAVKCRPRMSRMLVTRIVNKCYAYRVGRNYEHKKVDLGIISVFALDHVKEYIYVEASRKRFVENVLNGLDGVFRFNIAVVDPKELLQTMETRPSTQKVRVGDYVRLRQRFYRGDLAQVTALHPDGVHITCKVVPREDFVQKPFNKATKRLEPRFFTPRQAVDVREMENSYVWGDLHFDREGYLLKTVSTRMVVSGAQLEQPSIEELARFYNDQREKVERALRAAEAAAQVPPISIGDSVRVTTGQLRNTIGVVENVFTNTNTAVLTCTVPGRVQPIKVQVELSACTKHFSEGAHVVVERGEHAGESGTVVKSWGSIVLLFPDRAAVGAELKVEANDCHQSKLGSVSVHSKGVWQVFDLVSITEPNCVGCIVRLNRSDVDVLTENNDVRTLSYAQVNAVGRDTRQTTDCRENTLSRGAEVHIQKHPWTPIGLEGQTGRIEHIFHRTIFVRCRASPLHANIVALKAECVLLIGGRKTTRRTAPAQEVATGMSADQYAAAAVRLSAGQSRDSELWDESSMMDVNASAMA